The DNA segment GTCAGTGAGGCGATGGGCCGCCGCCAGGGAACCTCGCGCGAAACCTTGAGCCACTTGGCGTGCTGATTGAACATGGAGTCGACGATGTGGATGAAGGCCTCGTAGCAGGAGAAGAATCCGTGGCGGCCGGTAAGCAGATATCCTTCCAGCCACCCTTGGCAGAGGTGCTCGCTCAGAACTTCCATCACGCGCCCGTCGGGCGAGAGTTGAGTGTCGCTCGTCAGGATCTCGCCCGTAAAGGCACGATCGGTGACTTCAAACAAAGCGGCCAAACGATTGGATGTCGTCTCGTCCGGGCCGAAAACGCGGAAGTTGCGTGCGGCCATATTCAGTTTCATCACGTCGCGCAGGAAGTCACCGGTGACGCGGGTGGACTCGGCTGTCACCGTACCGGGATCGGGGACGTCGACCGCGTAATCCCGGAAATCGGGAAGCTTCAGATCCTGCAGAAGCAGGCCCCCGTTGGCATGCGGGTTCGTTCCCATGCGCCGATTGCCCTTTGGCGCCAGTTCGGCGAGTTCCGCTATGAGTTTGCCCGCCTGATCGAACAATTCCTCGGGGCGATAGCTCTTCAACCACTCTTCCAGCACGTCCAGGTGCTTCGGATCTTCCTGCAGATTGGAAAGCGGGACCTGATGCGACCGCCAGGAGCCTTCGGTCTGCAGGCCGTCCACCTCCTTGGGCCCGGTCCAGCCCTTGGGAGTGCGCAGGATGATCATGGGCCACGCGGGACGCCGCGTGAATCCCCCGCTGCGCGCTTCCGCCTGAATTTGCCGGATCTCCTCTACGATGCCATCCAGCGTCCCGGCCATTATTTGGTGAACTCTTTCCGGATCGTCTCCTTCTACCATGTAAGGCTTGTAACCATAGCCGCGAAAAAGCGCTTCCAGTTCCTCGCGGCTGATCCTTGCCAAGATCGTCGGGCTGGCGATCTTGTAGCCATTCAGGTGCAGGATCGGCAGAACAGCGCCGTCGTGGACGGGATTCAAAAACTTGTTCGAGTGCCAGCTAGTGGCAAGCGCTCCGGTCTCCGCTTCTCCGTCGCCCACCACGCAGGAGACCAGGAGGTCGGGATTATCGAACGCGGCGCCGTACGCATGCATAAGGGAATAGCCGAGTTCGCCGCCTTCGTTGATCGAACCCGGCGTTTCCGCGGCGGTGTGGCTCGGAATGCCGCCAGGGAACGAGAATTGGGTGAACAGTCGTTTCAGGCCCTGTTCGTCTTGCGAGACGGTTGGATACAGTTCGCTGTAGGTGCCCTCCAGGTAGGTGTTGGCCACCAGACCCGGCCCGCCATGTCCTGGCCCGGTGACATAGATCATGTTCAAGTCATACTGTTTGATGATCCGGTTGAGATGCACGTAGATGAAATTCAAACCTGGCGTAGTGCCCCAATGGCCCAGCAGCCGCGGCTTCACATGTTCCAGCTTCAAGGGCTTTTTGAGCAGCGGATTGTCGTACAGATAAATCTGACCGACCGACAGGTAGTTGGCGGCCCGCCAATAGGCGTTCATATTTTTTAGAAGTTTCGAAGACAGTGGTTTGTTCATACGTCTATTCCTCTGCGCAGCATTAGGGAAACGATGATTGGCGGAATAATGAGCCATTGCAAAATTGGCGTGATCCCGGTGCCGAGAATCGGCAGGGTTGGCATCGCTGTGGCATATTGCCATCGGTTGAGAACGTTGATCGCAATCGCCTCGACGACCACGGTAATGGCGAGCCCAATGGCGATGAATCCGGCGACCTGGATTGTCTTTGGGTGAATAATCCAGCTACGCGATCTTGCGGTCAGCGCGATAATCCAAAACGCAACGAGCAAAATGACGACATCGCCGAGGGCGGCTAGCGTACAGTGAATGGTCGCCTCGAAATGTGTCAAGTTATCCATGCCTTGAAATAACGGAACTTGCCAAATCTCCCAGATAAAGTTGAGAAGAAATCCGGAGATTGAAATTTTAATCTCAGTTGCATTGAGCTTGCTCATGAGGTGATTCGGCCAACCGCCTTCGCAATCATTAGCTCTTCGTCTGTAGGCATGACACGTACATCGACGCGGCTGGCATCGGCGGAAATGACCGGCTCGTTGCTTTTGTTTCTGGTCGGGTCCAATTGGATGCCGAGGAAACCGAGGCCCTCGCAAATGCGTGCTCGAATCACGGGCGCGTTCTCGCCGATGCCACCCGCGAAGACGAGCGTGTCCAGTCCACCGAGCGCGGCGGCAAACGCCCCTATCCACTTCTTGACCTGGTAGCAGAACAGCGCGACGGCTTCGGCAGCCCGGACATCGGCGGCTTCCATGTCAAGCAGATCGCGCAGATCGGAACTCGTTTCCGAAACGCCCAGCAATCCCGACTGATGGTTGACCATTTGGTGAAACTGCTGCGCAGTCATGTGCTCGGTTTGCGCCAGGTACCAGACCAGCCCCGGATCGAGATCGCCCGAGCGAGTGCTCATGGGCACGCCTGCCGTCGGCGTGAAGCCCATGCTGGTGTCGATGCTCTTGCCGCCACAGACCGCTGTCAGGCTTGCCCCGCTTCCGAGGTGAGCGAGGATTACCCGTCCTTGCGCAGCCTCGGTACCCGCCACGCACGCGAGTTCTTCCATGAGAAACGCATAGGACAGGCCGTGAAAACCGTAGCGCTCGACGCCCTTCGCCGCGAAGCGCCGGGGAATGGGCAAGATCCTGGCGACCCGCGGCATGTGGCGATGAAAGGCCGTGTCGAAGCACGCAACCTGTGGCAGGCCCGGCACCCGCTCGCCAATCAGATCGATCAGATCGATCTCGGAAGGCAGATGCTCCGGGGCGTAGGCGCTGATGCGGCGCAATTCATCGAGCATTTCCTTGGTGACGCGATGCGGCTCGTGGTAGTCGGCACCACCGTTGACAACGCGATGGCCCACTGCCGTAATCGAAGCGAGGCCGATCTGCTGGTCGAGCCAATCGAACAGGAAATTTGCCGCCGACCGGTGATCGAAGTCGCCGATGCCGCGACTGTCCTGCTGATTCCGGGCGGGGTCATTGAAAGCAAAGCGGGTTCCGCGCAAGCCGAT comes from the Burkholderiales bacterium genome and includes:
- a CDS encoding phosphoketolase family protein, coding for MNKPLSSKLLKNMNAYWRAANYLSVGQIYLYDNPLLKKPLKLEHVKPRLLGHWGTTPGLNFIYVHLNRIIKQYDLNMIYVTGPGHGGPGLVANTYLEGTYSELYPTVSQDEQGLKRLFTQFSFPGGIPSHTAAETPGSINEGGELGYSLMHAYGAAFDNPDLLVSCVVGDGEAETGALATSWHSNKFLNPVHDGAVLPILHLNGYKIASPTILARISREELEALFRGYGYKPYMVEGDDPERVHQIMAGTLDGIVEEIRQIQAEARSGGFTRRPAWPMIILRTPKGWTGPKEVDGLQTEGSWRSHQVPLSNLQEDPKHLDVLEEWLKSYRPEELFDQAGKLIAELAELAPKGNRRMGTNPHANGGLLLQDLKLPDFRDYAVDVPDPGTVTAESTRVTGDFLRDVMKLNMAARNFRVFGPDETTSNRLAALFEVTDRAFTGEILTSDTQLSPDGRVMEVLSEHLCQGWLEGYLLTGRHGFFSCYEAFIHIVDSMFNQHAKWLKVSREVPWRRPIASLT
- a CDS encoding acetate/propionate family kinase, whose translation is MPAGACILTVNGGSSSIKFALYRMGDPPQRGLHGKVDRIGLRGTRFAFNDPARNQQDSRGIGDFDHRSAANFLFDWLDQQIGLASITAVGHRVVNGGADYHEPHRVTKEMLDELRRISAYAPEHLPSEIDLIDLIGERVPGLPQVACFDTAFHRHMPRVARILPIPRRFAAKGVERYGFHGLSYAFLMEELACVAGTEAAQGRVILAHLGSGASLTAVCGGKSIDTSMGFTPTAGVPMSTRSGDLDPGLVWYLAQTEHMTAQQFHQMVNHQSGLLGVSETSSDLRDLLDMEAADVRAAEAVALFCYQVKKWIGAFAAALGGLDTLVFAGGIGENAPVIRARICEGLGFLGIQLDPTRNKSNEPVISADASRVDVRVMPTDEELMIAKAVGRITS